A region of the Canis aureus isolate CA01 chromosome 5, VMU_Caureus_v.1.0, whole genome shotgun sequence genome:
CccaggaggaggtgagggagacCGTGCAGGTGTCTGGGGGGAAGAACAGTTCAGatggagggaacagcaagtgcagaaACCCTAGACTTTGCCCATTTATGTAACCACTCAGTTCCTTGTTCCTACAGACTCTTCCTTTTTTGATGGtttagttactttaaaaataacactttctTTCTTAGTCTGCCCTTTCCAGCTTAGCACAttctcatcttgtttttttttttttttctccttcacaatcattttttttttttttttgaggtatggAAAATGACAGTCATCTCCAGATTGCAAATGGGGAAATTATTGAGACTCCCGGGAAAAGTCTTAACAGCTCCTCAAGTTGGAACTTAGGTCTTTGGATTCCAAGTgtgggattattattattttttcttttcttttttcctttcctttcctgattGACCGCATTGCTTTACTGTGACGGTCTGACTGGCCCATGAGAGATGGACCTCTTTAGGTCGGAGACAGGGTCTTACGTATGCTTTTTCTTCTAGGTTGTAAGTCAGTGCCTGACAAGTGGTAGACGCTCAGCGAATGTTTGTGGATTCCTTTTGGCTGAAATGTCACGATACCACAGTCAGGGCTTCGCTTGACGTTTATTTGAAGGATTCCTAAACCTGGCTTAGTTCATTATCACCATATTGTTTTCAATAAAAGGGCTCAGGAACCAATGTGTGAAATCCCTGCCGTCAAGGGGAGTTTGGGAATGCATCTGGATCGAACCAGGTTACCAAGCAGTTAGATTTGTGGTGCAAATGGCGTCCTAGTGAGATTCCAGCTGCCCAGTTGTTTGATTATAAACAGGTTACTGCTGAAGTCATGTGCCAGGAGTGTAACTGATAACTCCACTTTCTGACTctaaaagtctgaaatcaggtTGGCATCAAGCTGGCTGAATGTGGGACCTTTGAAGCAGTGAACTCTCCAGGATCTATTTTTGGGTGGCCTTAAAAGTTTTGCCAGTTAGTTCCCAAATGAGGTTGAAACAGCCCCTTCCTGGAAAGAGTTGGGATTCCTAATATTTTAGGTTCTGTTTTCTTGATCAGATTACAAAACTCGCAGAGTAGGTTTGAGTCTTAACCTTGTGCATCTCTCGTAGTGATGGGAATGCATATTTATTGCCtgcctattatgtgccagccCCTGGGCTAGATTCCTTCACACCTTACACATCATTGAACACACATAAAAATCCAGTGATagttttatctccatttttttttttttacagctttggCAATTGAGACTCAGGTAAATTAAGTTGCTCAAAGTCACAATAGATGGACTGAAGGTTGATTCAAGTGTCTTTCCAACCGTATTCCCTCTcccctttaaaaaattctaactgGCCATCCTGTGGTGGATGCtgtaccagctgtgtgacttggggcaaAGCATTTcatatctctgagcctcagtttccttatctgtaattgGGGCTAATAATGTCTGCTGTATAGGGGTGGTAGGAGCATTGCATGAATTTACGCGTGTAAAGTGTTTAGCGTAGTGCCTGGTacatacagttgacctttgaacaacatgggtttgaactgtgcaggtccacttacacgcagattattttcaacaaatacagtattataaatgtattttcttatatttatttatttattaaagattttatttattcctgagagatacagagagagaggcagagacacaggcagagggagaagcaggctccctgcggggagcccgatgcaggactcgatcccaggaccctgggatcacaacctgagccaaaggtagacactcaaccactgagccatccaggggccccttctcatgatttttaaaaaatatatattttttaaattttatttacttattcatgagaatacacaggagagagaagcagagacacaggcagagggagacacaggctccatgtagggaccctgatgtgggactcgatcccaggtctccaggatcacaccccgggccgaaggcggcaccaaaccgctgagccaccggggctgccctaaaaaatattttcttttcttttctttagaaaagaatacagcatataaccTACAAAATGTGTTGATTAACTGCTTAACtgcttatgttatcagtaaggcttctggtcagtaGGCTATGAGTAAAGTATTTGGGGAGCCAGAGGTACATGCAGATTTTCAACAGTGTAGCGGGTTGGTGCCCccaacccctgcattgttcaagggccaactgtagtCTCTCTAAGTGATTATTCATTCACTAACTTATTCATCAAATACAGGTCGAGTGCCTGCTGTGGGTCAGGCACTGTTCTCACCACTAGGGGGACGGCAGTGAACGACGCCCAGGAACTGTTCACTGGTTTTAttaattctcttatttttgaTGCAGCAGTGCCAGGCTGGGCTGGTCCCCAGGCACAGCAGGTGGGAAACTGAATCGGAGGGGGTGGTAGGAGCAGAGAGGCGACAGCAGACTTCACAGTGCTCGCCTTCTTGTCAGAAGGTGGGACAATGAACTGGAAAATAGGAGAATAGCTCCAGCGAACAGAGCCTTGTCCCGCAAAGGTGAAGGCTCCCCTTTACTGTCGTGTACCAATGCAGAGCATGGAGTGATACAGGCCTGCTGAGGGGAACACCTACCATGGCCCAGCCCCCTGCCATGGCCCAGGCACTGGTTTTGTGCTTTACACATAAGCTCTTTGGATGCATGCTTCTGTGTCGTCAAGAAGACATTAAATTGTGTTCAGTCCATGGCATGGAAACGGATAAGTACCTTTCCAATTTTCACTAAAAAAAGCTAAATGAAGAGGAGGGTATGTTTCCGTTAACTGAAGAAAGAATGTCAGTGGCACCCCCATTCTAAAGGTGGCAGATGCCTGATTCTATGGTGAAACTTCTGGGGCACAGCTTGGGAATGTGATTCTCTATAATCTCCTTCCTGCCTGATTTCCTCATTCTCTCAACATGAAAAAAGTAAATAGTCTTTTTCTTGTTGGGCCTGTAAGTGTGATAGAACATGCAGTATTCAGCAGCCAGTTGAATGTGTCGTTTGCTTTTAGGGAGCTAAAAGAATCCACCTGGGCGAAGACTTAAAGAGCATTCTTTCAGAAGCTCCAGGAAAATGTGTGCCTTATGCTGTAATTGAAGGTATGTTTGTTTATTGGCAAGATTTAAAACTTCCTCTTCTCAAAGTTTGATAAAAGTCTTGGCTGATATAAATGGCCTTTTGTGTGGGGCTGTGGTCCAGAACTTGGACTTTGGGATCAGAAAGACCCAGGTTATTACTCTGTGATCCTGGCACAATTACCCAACCTTTCTGAACCTCCCTGGTCCCAACTGAAAAAGAATTCCTATTTTTTAGGGTGGCTGTAAAGCTGAAATGTTGGatccatgtaaagtgcttagcagagtACCTGCAAACCATAACTTACTGTGATACCATTTTCATCATTTTGATTAACTGAACTCAAgctaaaatcaaaatttaaatcacCTTAAAGGGAAGGACAGAGCAattcttcagaaataaaattatttgtttccatttagGAGCTGTTCGATCTGTTAAAGAAACACTTAATAGCCAGTTCGTGGAAAATTGCAAGGGAGTGATTCAGCGGCTGACACTGCAGGAGCACAAGATGGTGTGGAATCGGACAACCCACCTTTGGTACGTACCCTTCCTCCCCTGGCCAGGCCTCACAGCTGGTCGGCTCAAATGCTGGTGTCCGGGGCACTGTTTCCATGTTTTCAGATTCCCTTGAGACAAGGCCCAGACCAGTTTCTTCATGCTGACGGTATTCTTGCCTGCAGTCTGAGGACCTCTTATATCAGAGTTACCTAGGCATCTTGTTCAAATGGAGATTCCTGGGTTCCATCCCAGACCTACCGAGCCAGAATTTCTGGGATGGGAGGCCTGGAATCTGTTGGTATGCTCACTGAAGTGTGAGAACCCCTGATTTATGGCATGGATTAATGaattcagtatttattaaaacaatGGAAAACCATTTTTCCAACCAATcctagtagattttttttttgtcttttgtattaTAGTAAGAATGCTTAACATGAGAcctacccttttatttttttttaagattgattttttttattagcaagcatgagcagggcgggcgggagggcagaggaagaggaaggaatagaCTACCCacggagcagagagcccaatgtggggctcagtcacaggaccctaggattatgacctgagctgaaggcagacgcttaatggactaaGCTACCAGATGTCCCACGAGATCTACCCTATCAATAAATTTTGGAGTGTAACATACAGCACATCTCtagaacatatttattttgtataacCAACACCTTGTACCCACTGAACAGCAACTCCCATTTTcttccaccccagcccctggcaaccaccattctgctctcTGTTTCCACAAGTAtgactatttcattttattttacttcatttttttttttttttttaaagagagaaagagagcatgtacctgcatgcatgagcagggggaagggcaaagggagagagagaatccacgctcagcacagagcatGACACGGGACTctatctcaccactctgagatcatggcctgagccaaaatcaggagtggaacgcttaacagactgagcccccgcccccccccccccccacgcgcCCCTGAGTATAACTATTTTAGGTCCCTCatgtaaatatttgtctttctgtgcaGTGGCTTAGttctcttagcataatgtcctgCAGGCTCCTGCCTCTTGTCACGGTCACATATGTagaatttcccttcttttttatggctcagtaatgtTGCACTgttgtgtatcacattttctttctttgctcatcccCTGATGGGCaaataggttgtttccatgtcttggctccTGTGAATACTGCAGTGAACACGGAGGTACAGATAATCTCCTGAGACCCTGATTTCAGTTCTTCAGGATGCACACCCAGAGAAGTGGGGTTgccagatcatatggtagttctgtgcTTAATTTCTTAAGGAATTGGATACTTATTTGAAAGTGGCAAAGAGAGATAAATGGTAGGCTGGTCTCTGACAGCATTTATTGGCCAGTGATGCTGCCTGGGATCCTGAGCAATGGATCTGCCTTATGAGGAGGCATTAGGATAACAGTGATCAGTGCATACTCTTGCAGTTCTTTCAGACTCTGTCCTGTCCTGCATTTAGGCCATCCCCTGTCTGCTTGGGCTTGAGGTGTTTGCTGTCCTTTATTTTTACCTTGGGTTCTCTCTTTGTTTTAGGAATGACTATTCCAAGATCATTCACCAGAGGACCAACACGGTGCCCTTTGACCTGGTACCCCACGAGGATGGCGTGGGCGTGGCTGTGCGAGTGCTGAAGCCCCTGGACTCGCAGGATCTGGGCCTGGAGACAGTGTACGAGAAGTTCCACCCCTCCATCCAGTCCTTCACCGATGTCATTGGCCACTATATCAGCGGCGAGCGGCCCAAAGGCATCCAGGAGACCGAGGAGATGCTGAAGGTTGGTGCTACCCTCACAGGGGTAGGCGAGCTGGTCCTGGACAACAACTCCATCCGCCTGCAGCCCCCCAAGCAGGGCATGCAGTACTACCTGAGCAGCCAGGACTTCGACAGCCTGCTGCAGAGACAGGAGTCAAGCGTCAGACTCTGGAAGGTCCTGACGCTGGTCTTTGGCTTTGCCACCTGCGCGGCCCTCTTCTTCATTCTGCGGAAGCACTACCTGCAGCGGCAGGAGAGGCAGCGCCTcagacagatggagaaggagtTCCAGGAGCACGAGGCCCAGCTGCTGAGCCGCGCCAAGCCCGAGGACAGGGAGAGTCTCAAGAGTGCCTGTGTCGTGTGTCTGAACAGCTTCAAGTCCTGCGTCTTTCTGGAGTGTGGGCATGTCTGCTCCTGTGCCGAGTGTTACCGCGCCTTGCCAGAGCCCAAGAGGTGCCCCATCTGCAGACAGGAGATCACCCGGGTCATTCCGTTGTACAATAGCTAATGGTCTTGAAGCCCCACAGGTGGAGGTGAAGGGACCCCACTCCCCCTTCTCAGGAATGTTTGTCTTGAGGCCTGTAGAAGAGCAGCGATGGGGATAGCTCTTATCCCAGGTATGAatgagggaggaggctggggagccaTCCAGGTCTCACACCTCCAGCACTGGGACGTTGCCGCGCCACCACAAGAGGGGACTCCCCACCTCCGGCCCTGCTTGAGAATCACAGCCCCACGCTGGGGTGGGTGTGGTAGCCTGGCATTCCTTCCTGCAACCAGAGGAGTGTGTGCGTGTGATTGACAACACCTCATCGCTTAGGGCCCGATCTTTTGGTCCTTTCTGGGGAACTCCTGGTTCCCGTGGACTTAAACTTTGAGTGACTCAACCAGCTGGGAAGCAGAGTCGGGCTCTGGGTGTGGGGTATGCTTCACAGAGCTGTCTCTGAAGAGTCGCCTCTGAAGAGGCTGTCGCACagcctttcttccttttaatgatACCCCACATAAAAGGCCGGGCTGGACATGTCACTGTGTCCCTTTCCCCTCACCTGCTCACCTCGTAATGTGAGCACATGTCTGTCAGGACCAAAGAGTGAAGCCTGCCATCTGCCTTCTACGGAAAAGAAGGAACTCTGGTCAGCAGGCGGAAGAGCGGCCACTTGAAGAGACAGTGGGACTATCCTCTGGTCCGCAGTGGCGAAGGTGGCAGCTTGGCTGCAGCCCCCCTGGAGTCTCCGTGACCTAGAGGGAGGGCCGTCTGAGTGCACCTTCGGCCCTGATTGGGAGTTCCCGGGGCCTGAGCGGTGAGCACCGGGCCTGGCTTTCCCTGCCTGAGGTCAGCCTGCAGGGCCTCACCGCCTCAAGGAAGCAGTGAGGCTACCTGTCCTGGCCTCTTGGCCATGTTGGCTTCCCTCCCAGGCTGTCACTGAGGCAGAGTAGCCAGCCAGCACCTTGGGCACCAAGCCTTTTCTACAGTCCCGCCTCCTCACATCGAGAAGTTAACATCCTGTGGGTGGAATCACATCGCCCCTTCCTGGGTTGCtgtctcccccccgccccgccccccccgacCTGCTCCCCTTGAGTTTGTGAGTGAAAGAAGTGGAGGAGCCCTTCTCACCTCCGACTAGTCCGAGGTCTTGTACACAGCTCtcatctcccttccctggctTTGAATATTCATCCCCTATCCTCCTTTGtgtgggggaggcgggggtgCTCTCAGGGGGCTGACACCTGTTCTATGCAGTGTCCAGTGTGGACAGCACAAATTAAACACGTTATAACCAAGTGGGAGCCTGTTTTTTTGTCCATAAAATTTCGGTGGCTTGGCTGAGGCTTGCCCAAGATGGAATCGAATTTCACCGCGGTGGAATGATCTAGAGACCTTGAGGCCTTGTGTGTGTCTTCTCAGCAGAGAGGTGGTCTGGGGCTCCTACAGGTGGCGTGTGGCTTGGTGAGGTGGAGGCCTgggggcaggtgtcctggagAGCAGCCTGTAGGGGGACCTCACCTCACTAAGGATGtcgtctttcttttttttttttttttttaagattttatttatttattcacgagagagagagagagagagagagagagagagagagaggcagagacacaggcagagggagaagcaggctccatgcagggagcccgacgtgggactcgatcccgggtctccaggattacaccctggactGCGgttggtgctaaaccgctgagccaccagggctgccctgagaacTTCATCTTTGAAGAAGTCCCGAACGGAGGGGCGGTGAGAGGCCCTGGGTGGAGTGCTGGGGGACAGCAGAGAGGAAAGGAACGTTTGGAATATTGGACTGGATGTTCTTTCAAGCTATAATTTCAAGGTGGGTTAATCCTCACAACCTGCCGGCTCCCCTGGTGTCTGCTCCTCACAGATGAGATGGCCCACGAGGGGAAGTTTGCTGGGCTAGGGGTATGCGGCTGGTTGGTGGTGGGTCCAAATTTAAACTCTCCACTGTTTCAAAGCCCCTGGCCCTCCTGCTCGCTGGCGGTGGCCAATTTCCTGCATGCACAGGAATACCCCACGGGAGTGTTGCTCCCGTTAGTGGAGGGACAGTACTGCGCCCCGGCTGGTGCAGGGGAGAGCTTGGGTTCCCATAGCGCTGCCTTGGCTGGGCAGGGTGAGGGGGTGACAGAGTGCCTCCAAGGCAGCAGCCCCTTCTTCCTTGGCCTTCAGCTTTGACACGGTCAGAAAGTCCAGCTTTTAGTAGAGGACGAATGAACCGCCTGTGGCGGGTGTCTGTGATGATCTGTCAAGAATTCAGCCCTCGGCGCAGATGTCAAGAGTAGGTCCGACCAGAGGGGGTGTAAGGGGAAGGCAATCTGCTCTACCCCAGCCTCGCTCAGATCTGGGCAGACCCAGTCTGTCTCGAGTGCCCCTCTCcaagcagaggcagggaggtCCAGTAGCAGCACATGGTCCCCGCCACAGGAGGTGATAGCCAGTGGGGAACACAGGCACGCAGGTGCCCAGGTGCTGGATTTGAGGTCCCTGCTCAGTCCTAGCCCAGGCGGGGCTGGCACTCACAGCCCCTTCCACCTGTGGCCACTCCCACCTTACGTCCTGGGACTCACCTCCAGGAGGGCTGAACAGGAGGGAGGTACACTGAGGCAGGCGGGCCCAGGCTGGGGAGTGGCCATGGCAGGGAGGTGAGGACAGAGGGCGGTAGTACTCAACTGACCTCGGGATAGTTGCGAGTTAGCAGTTCTTTGCCAATTCAACCCTTCTGCTCAGTCACTTGAATCCTAGGCAGACAGCTTCAGGAGGGGTCACTTGGATCACTGCTCCTGGTGTTTTGAAGGTCTCCTGGGCACTTTATGTgcatggcgggggcgggggggtctaCAGAGTGTTATCTCCACTTGACAAGTGAGGCTCACGGGGTTCCGTGTTTGCATCTGGCCACACAGCATTGTGAGCCAGCCAGTGTTAGGTTCCTTGCAGGCAGTGTTTCTAAGACTTAGGGCAAGCAAGCAGGGGAGACCGTATTACCCCACTTATAGGTCATGGGATGTGCTCAGGGGTACCGAGGTCTGACTAAAACTCCTCCGCCTTTTGCCTTTTATCACTTTAAGCCTGGAGGGGAAGGGAAGTTGTCCAACAGACAACTGAGTATTGCAGACTCAGTGTTTTCCCCAGCCAGTCATCACCTCAACAATCACCAGTCACACCCTGGTTTTACGAATCACAGGAGGGGACTTTGAGGTTCCCTAGCTTATCTTGATGGAACAAGAGCCGGAAGGCAGGTCTCTGGAATCCTAGCTCTTTCAGAATTATGATAGAAAGTTTGAGAAGCAGCAGTATGTGAAACAGTTAAAAAGCAGATAACACGACACACGTGGCCAATCTGGCACCCTTTACAACCTCTGCCCCAGGCCATGAAAATCCCAATCGGACGATGGGTCTGATGCTGATGATCCCACAGGTCCTCCAGAATGCTCAGAGGAAGAGCCGATCATGTTCGATGTCATTTGATGGGCATTTATTCATCAAAAAGCATTTGCAATCTCTGTGCCTGGAGATGCAGAAATGAGTAAGAcacagtctctgccctcagaggGCTCAGAGTTGTCTTAATACACCCTCGTTGTTTGAGAGGCGGTGGACCGTATCAGGAGCGGTGACTCGGTTGTTGGGCATATTTGTGGTTCACAGAATAGTGTAGCTGGGATGGGCCTTTGAAATCGACCTGGTTAGAGCACATTCCCTGACCGTTGACAATAAACCAACCGGGGCCAGTGCATCCTTGCAGAGAGGAGCCAAGCAAAGAAGACGTAGCCCCCAGAGCCTGGAACGACCTACTCGAAACACCATCCGGACCGCGTCCCTCCTCTGCTTGAAGCCTTTCCCCAGGCTCCCTGTCATCTCCAGGGACATGACTCTTCCCTGGCATCTGGAGGCCTATGTAACCCAGCCCTGGCCACCTCTCCAAGCCTCTCTTCATCCCTCTGTCTCACACTTGTGGCTCCGACAGCACCTCCCCTTACGTTGTGAGGTTCCTTAAACCTGCCAGGCCCAGTCCAGCCTCTGCAGTCTTGGCTCTTCACCTGGCTACCCTTTAAAACTCAGTTTTAGGTGGTGTCTCCTCCATTCCTAGATGCGTCGGTGGGATTAGATGCCCCTCCCCTGAGATTCCATAATACATACATTCCATAGGAGATTCTTCTTATTCCTGCCCTTAACCATATCACCCATGTCTTGGGCAGGACCTGCATCTTACTTTTTCTCAGGACAATTTTTTGGCACTATACACTAGTTAGAACTAGCTCCAAGTAGCTCTTTGCTAGGTACTAAGTGCTCTACATGATTGATATTTAATCTGCACCATGAATTATGTGTCtgtattgtttttcctttttaaaaaaaaattatttgagagaaagtgagtgtgAGAGCAAgagcggaggggcagagggagagggagaagcaggatctcgactaggggccccatcccaggacccttggatcatgacctgagccaaaggcagatgcttttcagttggttaactgagccacccaggtacccctgcccccccccccatattattcttcttttaaagagaaggaaaccaGGGCCCTGAGAGGTGAGATATCTTGCCAAGCTCACAAGAGAGTCAAGATGGAACCCCAGGTAGTCTGAGTCCAAGCCCAAGAGCTTAGCAATGAATGTGTGGAAGGAGCAAATTGACAAGTGAGGGAACTAGATGTGGGGTAAGCAGTCCTGGGAGGCTGCCTGTGGGGGTCGGTTATTGGACCAGAGATGAGGGTCCATGACTTGGTTGTAAGAATGAGGGAAGGGCCTGTCTTAGGGCCTCGAGCCAGTGTGGATAAGCTGTTGAAGAGGAACATCACATCCAGCCAGCTAACCAGAGCTTTGAGTTCTCCACACAGGAAAGGTGGGGACAATGTCACTGTGGCATAGGAAATAATCTGGACGGGCAGCCCAAAGGCTGGCCTGCCTCAGGTCCTGGCTCTGTTGCTGTGTGATCTTAATGGAGTGctttgacctctctgggcctcagctctgTCTATACACGGAGCAAGTTGGATCAGAAGCAGGTTGGATCAGAAGCCCTCCGATGCTCCATCCAGCTCTGACGTTTTGCATGTCTAAGAGATGCGagtgggtgagggagggagggcagtttGGAGGCACTCTTTGGGGCTGCAGGTCTAGCAGATGAGAGGTGGACCCTCTTCGGAGGGTCCTTAGCTGACCCCCCACAGCTTCAGGACCACATTCCCATAATGCCAGAGAGATGAGCACATTTTCTCTAATTAGATAGTGTTAACTTATCGATTTTGAATGAGCCAAGTTTCGATGTATGATGTCCTGAATTGCTGCCTGGAGTGCTCATTAGTCACTTCCCCTGCAGCTgccttactgttttccagatgCCAGCCGAGGGACCTGGCATTTCCCTTCCCCAAGAGCGAGGCACACGAGGCCGAGCCAGTGACACTGGCGTTGGTCAGAGGAACTGATGGagcctgggcaggggctgggggaggggggggtgctcCTCTCTTGCTCTTTACCCTCTGTCCTTGCCAGAGCGATCGCCTCCCCTTACGTTCCTCCAATTCAGATCCCTCCAGGATTGGGCCATGCCTCTGGAGGGCCACAAGTGAACGCAACAAGCATTTATTAGGCGCTGAGCGTGCCAGGCACCTTGTGTCCTAACTTGAATGTTCtcgagggtggggggagggaggtaCACAGAAAGTTGTATTGATATCAACGTCCACATTGCCACAACGGCAGGCCTCCCACCCCCTAGTCATCTTCCCCGGGTGTTTAACATGCTTCACAGGGTGGATCTTCGTCCACGTTTGCAAGAGGTAGGTCCCTAGGCTTTGTTTCTTCCTACCCTTCGCAGGGCAGGATCCCTGCTCGGCTTGCAGTCTCCGCCGTGACCTCCAGGTGGCGCTGTGCCCCCGCGGTTGAGGCctccggagccacccaggtggtgcTAGGAAAGGTCTGTGCAACTTTCCCTTCCCTGAGGGGCGGGGCACAGGCCTCGGAGCGCCCGGGCTGCTGATCCCGGGTGCCGTGGGGCACAGCCTggaaaggggagaagcagggattTTCTCCCCGGgtccttcctttctctgctcaACTCACCAGCAAGCTGGGTGCAGATGTGAAAGTTCTGAGAAGCCCAGAAActtctgggaggaaaaaaaaaaaatccccccttTCTCCCCCGATAATGTCCCAGGCATTCACATCTTTAAATATACTAACCATGATTTCTTTCAACAAAAATGAGATATGCATAATGCATCACATGTTCTTAAAATACCCAAATGACTTCATACTGGTaaaagatgcttaaaaaaaattgtatggcATAGATTCcgatccccccccccaccccccaggaagcATTTTCTCAGCAGAAGACATCCTGCTTCTCTCAGCCTGGCCTGCTGTCCTTGCTCTGGTCTCTTCTGTCCTGTCTTTGCCTTTTGTCCCCTCGTTCAGCTCCTCCGTCCTCTGCTGTGTATTGCAGGGGACGAGCTGTCAGTGACTTTCCTTGACAGCCCTGCCTCTTCTCTGCCCCGTTTGCCTCTTGCCTCCCAGTGTGTGTAAGAGTTTCTTCCCCTGCGTGTGCATCTGTCTTCCTCCCTGAGGCTTTCTTGggttctctctgcttctgcttctggaggggagggggtgtctctctctcttcccatcctTCTCACCTGTGCATGGCACCTGCCCTCGCAGCTGGAGGatttccttcttccccaccccagctcagGTAGGGCAGGATGGGGAGGGCCTCTGTGACCATGCAGTGGCTGCTCCTCACTCTTCCCCCGTTTCTATCACACAGAGAGTTCCTTTCCTAGGGAGAAAGGGCCCTGCTGTC
Encoded here:
- the MUL1 gene encoding mitochondrial ubiquitin ligase activator of NFKB 1 isoform X2, with translation MKKGAKRIHLGEDLKSILSEAPGKCVPYAVIEGAVRSVKETLNSQFVENCKGVIQRLTLQEHKMVWNRTTHLWNDYSKIIHQRTNTVPFDLVPHEDGVGVAVRVLKPLDSQDLGLETVYEKFHPSIQSFTDVIGHYISGERPKGIQETEEMLKVGATLTGVGELVLDNNSIRLQPPKQGMQYYLSSQDFDSLLQRQESSVRLWKVLTLVFGFATCAALFFILRKHYLQRQERQRLRQMEKEFQEHEAQLLSRAKPEDRESLKSACVVCLNSFKSCVFLECGHVCSCAECYRALPEPKRCPICRQEITRVIPLYNS
- the MUL1 gene encoding mitochondrial ubiquitin ligase activator of NFKB 1 isoform X1, producing MESGGRPSLGQFILLGTSSVVTAVLYSVYRQKAQVAQELKGAKRIHLGEDLKSILSEAPGKCVPYAVIEGAVRSVKETLNSQFVENCKGVIQRLTLQEHKMVWNRTTHLWNDYSKIIHQRTNTVPFDLVPHEDGVGVAVRVLKPLDSQDLGLETVYEKFHPSIQSFTDVIGHYISGERPKGIQETEEMLKVGATLTGVGELVLDNNSIRLQPPKQGMQYYLSSQDFDSLLQRQESSVRLWKVLTLVFGFATCAALFFILRKHYLQRQERQRLRQMEKEFQEHEAQLLSRAKPEDRESLKSACVVCLNSFKSCVFLECGHVCSCAECYRALPEPKRCPICRQEITRVIPLYNS